AATGAGCGGCAACGGGTCTTAAAATTGAGAAATAGAATATGTAGGTTTTTACCCTTGAATGGACTATAATTAGGCTTGATATGACTCATGGAAAGGAAGGACCGAGAAATGGATCAACTTTCAGCGGGCGTTCCAGTCGTGATTCACTTGGAAACCCACATTAAGCAGGACCAAGACGTGTCGGACTATAGTTTAGACGTGGATGGTCAATTGGTTCAGGTGGGCGCCAATATGTACTTGCGCTACCTGGAACCCAACGAAGAGACGGGCGAGCAGGTCCCCGTGACCATGAAGTTTACCCCGAACGGGGAGATTCACCTAACCCGTAACGCCGAGGCCGAGTTACGCCTGCACTTTGTCAGTGGTAAGCGGGTCACGGCCCGCTACCGGACGCCGTACGGGATCATGCCCATTGAGACGGTGACCCCGTACCTGGAGGCCGATTTCAAGGAGCGGCCCTTCAGTGGGAACATCAAGATTGACTACCTCCTTTACGCGGGCGAACAATTAGTGGGGAACTACAAGATTCGATTGCATTTTACCGCGTAAACGAGTATTATATTTCGTAGACTGTGGAAAGGACGTGCACCAGTTTGGAATTAAAAGTCTTTGAGGGCCAGAACAAAAAGGAATTATCAATGATCGAGGTTGCCCACGCCATTTTGTCACAACATGGTGACGTGATGGCTTTTGCCGACTTGGCAAACGCCGTACAGACGTACTTGGGCGACAGCGACAAAGAAATTCGGGAACGGCTGTCCCAATTCTATACGGATTTAAACGTTGATGGTAGTTTCATTTCTCTGGGTGATAACCTTTGGGGACTGCGAACTTGGTATCCGTTTGAATCCATCGATGAAGCAACGGTCCACGCCGAAGAAGACGAGGACCAACCTAAGCGCAAGAAACGTAAGAAGGTTAACGCCTTTTTGGCCGACACCACGGATGATGACGACGTGATCGATTACGATGACGACGATCCGGAAGATGATACGGACACGACTTACGCTAACGACGATGACGATGATGATGACACCACGGGTGGCAACAGTACGCCGGACTTAGGTAAGTTGCAAAACGGCTTGGGCTTGGATAACGAAGATGAAGAAGACGATACGGAAGATATTCCGGATGGTATTGAAGATCAGTTATCCCAGATGGACGCCCCGGATGACGACGAAGCCGATGATGATGACGAGGAAGACGACGACTCACAAAAGTAATTGAGACTCGTGCTTGACTTAGCCATTAAAACCAGGTACTATGTTTTTTGGGCTCCTTGCTACTTGTAGTGAGGACAACTGAACGGTTAGCTCCCTATTCCAACGAATAGGGAGCTTTTTATTAGTTTCAGAGCGACCCTAAATTAATCTTACAAGGAGCTAGACAATGACCAAATATATTTTTGTGACTGGCGGCGTGGTTTCATCATTAGGTAAGGGGATTGTGGCAGCCTCTCTCGGTCGGCTATTAAAAAACCGGGGCCTGAACGTAACCATTCAGAAATTTGATCCTTACATTAACGTCGATCCCGGGACGATGAACCCTTATCAACACGGGGAAGTCTTCGTCACCGATGACGGGACCGAAACGGATTTAGACTTAGGTCATTATGAACGGTTCATTGATAACAATCTGAACAAGTATTCCAACGTGACGACTGGTAAGATTTATTCGGAAGTTTTGGAAAAGGAACGCCGGGGCGATTACTTAGGGGCCACGGTACAGGTCATTCCCCACATCACCGGAATGATCAAAGAAAAGATTATGCGGGCCGGCAAGACGTTGGGTGCCGATTTCGTAATTACCGAAATCGGTGGGACCGTTGGGGACATTGAGTCTCAACCCTTCTTGGAGGCTATTCGCCAGATGAAGAGCGAAGTTGGTGACGAAAACGTGGTCTACATTCACACCACGTTGGTGCCATACTTACACGCGGCCCACGAAATGAAGACCAAGCCGACGCAACACTCCGTGCGAGAACTCCGGAGTATCGGGATTCAACCGAACATTTTAGTGGTGCGGACGGAAAAGCCAATCACCGACGACATGCGGCAAAAGATTGCGTTGTTCTGTGATGTGAAGCCGTCGGCCGTGGTTGAATCCATGGACGTGCCAACAATCTACTCGATTCCGTTGCGGTTACAGGAACAAGGGTTTGACCAACTGGTCTTGGACCACTTCAAGGTCGACGCCCCGAAGGCTGATATGCACGCTTGGTCCAAGATGGTCGATCACATGCAGAACCTGAAGCGGACCATCAAGATTGCCTTAGTCGGAAAATACGTGGCCTTGCACGATGCCTACATTTCTGTCGACGAAGCCTTACAACACGCGGGTTATCCGGTGGATGCCAAGATTGATCTGACCATGATTGACGCCGAAAAGATTACGGCGGACAACGTGGCTGACCTGCTGGGCGACACCGACGGGATCATCGTCCCCGGTGGGTTTGGCGATCGGGGGATCGAAGGCATGATTACGGCTATTCGGTACGCCCGGGAACAAGACGTGCCATTCTTGGGGATTTGCCTGGGGATGCAAGTGGCCAGCATCGAATTTGCGCGGGACGTCCTGGGTTACAAGGACGCGAACTCCACGGAAATGGATCCGGACACCCAACACAAGATCATTGACCTGATGGCCGACCAAGCCGACGTTCACGAAATGGGCGGGACGCAACGGTTGGGCCTGTACCCTTGCAAGTTAAAGGCCGGTAGTGTGGCGGCTAAGGCGTACGACAACCAGGACATCATCCAGGAACGTCACCGTCACCGTTATGAATTTAACAACCAGTACCGTGCCGAAATGGCGGCCAAGGGGCTGGTCTTCTCCGGAACGTCACCTGACGATCACCTGGTAGAAGTGATTGAATTGCCAGAAAAGAAGTTCTTCGTGGCGGCGCAATACCACCCAGAATTTCTCTCCCGGCCGAACCGTCCCGAAGGTCTGTTCCGTGACTTTATCGCGGCGGCCAGCAAGGAAGTTCAAGACTAAGTTAAAGCGAATAAGCTAAGGAAAATGCTCGGAGACTGACGATTAACGTCGGTTGCCGAGCATTTTTGGTCTAAAGTAAGTGACCGGTCATACGAGACCTATTTCGGTTGGGGTCAACGGTCGGTCGGGGTATAGTAGGAGTAAGTGGAACTAGCAACAGCTGAGCTCCCTAATCGAATGAGAAAAAGGCGACAAGGGATCGACCGGGGTTATCATTGATTTCTCATAATTTGAAACTTAAACGGAGCGTGTAACCGCTTCAACCCGGTTTTTAGCCGCTTCGGCCCGACTTTTTGGCCTGCCAATATTACATTTTTGCTGAAATCTCGGGAAACGGTTGTCTTTTTGCCGCGCATTATTTATCATTATAGCTGACTGTATGGAGTCATCTATGAGAGATAAGTTTAAGTGAGGATCGCATCACGATGAAAAAAATGATAATTCATGGCGGCCAACGCCTAACCGGAGAGGTTACCATTGGTGGCGCCAAAAACAGCACAGTCGCACTCATCCCGGCCGCAATTTTAGCGGACACGCCGGTTCGTTTTGATATGGTTCCGGATATTCTGGATGTGCACAACTTGATGCTGATTTTAAAATCCATGAACGTCCACTCGACGTTTGAAGACGGGGTCCTGACTATTGACCCGACGGAAATCGTGGAGGCCCCATTACCAAGTAAAGCAATTAAGAGTTTACGTGCATCGTATTATTTCATGGGCTCATTACTGGGCCGGTTCCAACGGGCGACGTTGAGCTTTCCCGGTGGCGACAACATCGGGCCGCGGCCCATCGACCAACACATCAAGGCCTTTAAGGCGTTGGGCGCGGCGGTTAGTGAACGGGACAATACCGTCCACATCACCACCGGCCCCGCCGGCTTACACGGCGCTCAGATCTTTTTGGACGTGGTATCGGTCGGCGCGACCATTAATTCGATTTTGGCAGCGGTTAAGGCCGAGGGAACCACGGTAATTGAAAACGCCGCGAAGGAACCCGAGATTATTGATATTGCCACGTTCTTGAACAATATGGGGGCCCACGTGCGGGGCGCCGGTACCGACGTGATTCGCATCGAAGGGGTTAGCACGTTGCGGGCGATGAACACCCACACAATCATCCCCGATCGGATCGAAGCCGGGACTTATTTGTCCATGGCGGCCGCCGTTGGTGACGGGGTCGTGGTCAAAAACGTGATTCCGGAACATTTGGAATCCTTTACGGCCAAGATGATCGAAATGGGTGTGAATTTGGAGATCGACGAGGACAGTATTTTTGTGCCGCATTCGGAGAATTTAAAGCCGATTCAGGTTAAAACCATGCCGTTCCCCGGGTTTGCCACCGATTTACAACAACCCTTAACGCCGCTGTTGATGTGCGCCAAGGGAAGCAGTGTGGTCATCGATACCATCTATCCTAAGCGCATCAAGCACATCGCCGAATTGCGCAAGATGGGGGCCAACATTCGCTCCGAAAACGATATGATTGTGGTTGATCCGTCCACGCACCTAGTGGGCAGCGAGGTCCAAGCCGGCGAAATCCGGGCGGGAGCGTCGCTGGTGATTGCCGGGCTGATGGCCCAGGGAACCACGGTGATCGATAATGCCGACAACATTCTGCGGGGGTATGACCGCATCGTGCAGAAACTCACGGCGTTGAATGCCGACGTGAGTATTCAAAGCGCAGCCACTTTAGTCGAAGACGGTCAAGATTAGGCATTGCTGAGACTACCGTTTCATGCTATAATGTGACGGTTGACGATTAAAATCAATCTCTGGTCCAGTCAATGGGCTAGGGCAAAAGGAGCGTATTACATTATGAAAAAAGGTATCCATCCAGATTACCGGGAAGTTGTCTTCCAAGACTCTTCAACCGGTTACAAGTTCTTGTCCGGTTCGACGGCAACGTCTGACGAAACGATTGAATGGGAAGACGGTAACACTTACCCATTGATCCGGGTTGAAATCACTTCCGATTCTCACCCATTCTACACGGGTAAGCAAAAGTTTACTCAAGCCGATGGTGCGGTCGACCGTTTCAACAAGAAGTACGGTCTTACCAACAACTAAAGCAAGTATTGAAGCCCTCCTGCCACTGGCAGGGGGGCTTTTTTGTGCCTAAATGGTGAGTCAGACGACCAAGCTTGTGATTTGGCCGGCACCACGCTCCGTGGGGCTCGTAATTGAATGGCAAGGGAACGATTTTTGCGTTTTGCGTCCCATGGCCCGCCTTCTTCGTATACTTTGCCCCAAGACCGTTACTTTTGGGCAAACAATTCGTTGTTTGGGTAGGGAAGGAGGAGCCATGGACTTACGACAATACGAGCAGCTGCTCGACCGGCTAGCAGTCGATTTACGGCAGTATCTTCGCCAACGGGGCGCGGACCCAGAAATCGCCGCAGACGTGGTTCAGGACGTGTTTGTGAAGGTTCTCGAGGCCGATTTATTCTTACCCGGTGATCAACTACGGCCGTATTTATACCGGATGGCCTGGACGACTTACCTGGATGGGTATCGGCGGCGTCGACGCTATCAGGAGTTGGTTAGTCAGTTTTTGGGTCCCGCGATGCCAACCAGTACGGTCATTGAAGCGCCGGTAGCGGACCGGTCCGCACTAGTGACCGCCTTACACCGGTTGAAGCCCCGTGATCGAGATTTGTTAGTGGACCGTTACTTAGCGCAGCACTCAATCAAGCAGTTAGCCGATTTGAACCAGACCACGGTGGCCGCCATCAAGATGCGGTTACACCGTTTGCACCGAAAACTAGAAAAAATGATGAGGAGTCAGCAGAATGAAACCTGAATTAGAGTTAACGACTTTGGTCCGCCGGGTTAAGCGAAAACGTTGGATACTGACCGTGTTAGTGGCGTTAGGGGTGAGTTTGGTAATGTTGGTGGGCGGTTATCAGCTGGTCCAACAGTTGACAAGGCGAGATTCTAATCACCGCAGTGACTATCTGTGGACCATCGCCGAGATTAAAGCGCCGAATATCTTGGCCAACGACCATTACCTGGTGAACCCGACGGCGTTTGGTGGGCAGGTCCTGAGTCACCGCTATAAACGCATCGCCGGACAATCAATCGCCTGGTCTCCGGCGGTTGCGAACTATGCGCTGCGGGGCAGTACCAGTCCGGTGGTCGACCAGACGACGCGAGGACCGCGTGGCGGGCTGTACGACGTGGAGACCCAACAGAAAATACCGGAGTTTTTTAATCAACACCTGACCACGAAAGAAAAGCGGACCCAGGCCATCGTGGAAACCCAGGAACTCGCCCAGGTCGTGCGAACCCGACGGATGGTGGGGGAGGTGGCCCTCACCTTCAAGCGGCCCATGACCTACCGGGAGATTCGCCAACAGCTACCTGCCGGACTGACCGCCGCCTGGTTCTGGATTGGGTTACCCCAGGGGGCCGTGACGCTGGATAATGACTTTCTGGGCGTCCAATCCCGTGACGCAGCAGATGAGGTGACGGGGCGGTTGACGGCGCGGCAATACCGCGAGTTTCGGCAGAAGTTGACCACGGCGGCGCACCGCTATCCGCGGGAGTTGACGATTAACGATTTCTCGCTTTTCCGTTACGGCGGTCAGTACGCTCAGCGCTACCGGTCGTTGGCAACGGCGGAATTTGCCGGCGTAATCGTGACCGGGACCAGTGCGGCGTTTAAAAAGCTAGGGACTCCGCGGTGGGTAGCGGCCAGCTCGGCGGGAGTCGTGGTGCCCCAGGCACCGGTCACGCCGACGTTGCCGAAGTAACGTCAAGCAGCGAGGAAAGCCAGTTTTTTCTTAGGGACACCTATTGACATCCGCCGGAAAGTTGCGTACACTTATTGCAATTAAACCAGCACCTTTAAATTAGTCCTGTGAGACTGAGAAGGGGAACGTGTTTTTTTGAGGAAGTCCCTAACACTCTTTTGCAGGAGCAGTGTGGGGACTTTTTTGTTAGTCCGCACGGGTGGGCGTTTAAGCGTAGAAAGAAGGCAGACCGAAATGGCTCGAGAGATTGTGGACGCGTTGACCATGCGCCGCGCACTGACCCGGATCACCTACGAAATCATTGAACAGAATAAGGGCGTGGGTGACCTGGTCCTGGTGGGCATCAAGACCCGCGGCATCTATCTGGCGCAACGGATCGCCGCACGGCTCCAACAGTTGGAAAACGTGACGGTGCCCGTGGGGACGTTAGATATCACGTTGTACCGCGACGACCAACCGCACACGGTGGACGTGGCGGGACCGGCCCGGGTGACCGGCGCCGACATTCCCGTGGCCATTACCGGTAAGCACGTGATTTTAGTCGACGACGTCCTGTTCACGGGACGCACGGTTCGGGCCGCCTTGGACGAGCTGATGACGTTGGGGCGATCCGCTAAAACGTCATTGGCCATTCTGGTTGACCGGGGCCACCGAGAACTACCGATCCGCCCGGATTTTGTGGGCAAAAACATTCCCACGGCGTTAACTGAACAGGTGGCCGTGCTGTTGACCGAGTGTGACGGTCGGGACGCCATTCAACTTACGCAAGTGACGTAAAAGTGCATAATTAGCCATTTAATTGTTTCCAGAGAGGAACGAAACGGCCGGGACCTAACTGAACTGGGCCCTTTTTGAAGCAGCCGTCGTCTAGCCTTTCTGTAAGCAATTACAGGAAGGCTAGACTTTTTCTTTGGATTAAAACGAAAGGGAGACGGTAATCGTGGTACCAGCAAACAACATAGTGAGTGTGGATCAATTCGATAATCAAGCCGTGATGGCGTTGTTACACCAAGCCCAGGCGTTTCAGGAAGGGGCGACCGTCCGGTTAAACCGACCGACGTTCGCGATGAACCTGTTCTTTGAGAACAGTACCCGGACGCACACCAGTTTCGAGATGGCCGAACGGCGCTTGGGACTTCAGGTCCTGGCGTTTGACCCCAAGACCAGCTCGATGACCAAGGGCGAAAGTTTATTGGATACCTTAAAGACCATCCAAGCCATCGGGGTGGACCTGGCGGTGATGCGGCACCCGCAAAACGCCTATTACCGGCCGCTGGTTCAGGCCGGGCTGGACCTGAGCCTGATCAACGCGGGGGATGGCAGCGGTCAACACCCGTCCCAGTCGTTATTGGACATGTTGACAATTTATCAGGAGTTCGGCCACTTTACCGGGCTAAAGGTCGCCATCGTCGGCGACATCAGTCACTCCCGGGTGGCTCGCTCCAACATGGAACTGCTCACCCAACTGGGGGCCACGGTCTACTTCAGTGGGCCCAAGCGCTGGATCACCGACGACTTTACGGCGTACGGGGAATACCGGTCACTCGACGATTTGGTCGGGGAGATGGATGTTTTGATGTTCTTGCGGGTCCAACACGAACGGTTGACCCAGGACAGCAACGCCGCCTTTGATACGCAGGCCTACCACCAACGCTACGGCTTGACGCTGACCCGGGCCGCCAAGATGCCGGCGCACGCTATCATCATGCATCCGGCCCCGGTCAACCGCGGCGTCGAACTTGCCAGCGAATTGGTCGATGCGCCCCAGTCGCGCATCTTTCAACAGATGACCAACGGCGTGTACGTCCGGATGGCCATGATCGCCCAACTCTTGGCCCACCGTGGCCTACTGACCGTTAATAAATTGGAGGAATCCCGATGACTACCACGTTAATTCGCAACGCCCAAATTCTGCAGCACGATCAACTCCGAGTGGCCGACGTGTTGCTTCAGGATGGCCGCATTCACGCCATCGGTTCCCAGCTGACCGGTCCGGCCGACCAGGTTATTGACGCTCACCACCACTTCTTGAGTCCCGGGTTAGTCGACGTCCACGTGCATCTGCGCGACCCCGGGTTGACCGCTAAGGAAACCATTGAAACCGGGACTTTGGCCGCGGCGCACGGCGGTTTTACCACCATCGGGGCGATGCCCAACGTCGACCCGGTCCCGGATACGCCAGCTAGGGTGGCCGCGATGGTGGCTCGCAACCGCGCCCGCGCGCACGTCCACGTGGCCCAGTACGCCAGCATCACCACGGGCCGGGCGGGGGACCAACTGGTCGACTTCGTCGGTGTCCGGGATGCGGGGGCCTTCGCCGTCAGTAACGACGGGTCCGGCGTCCAGACCGCCGAGACCATGTATCAGGCCATGTGTGGGGCCGCGCGGGCGGGCTTACCGTTAGCCGCGCACGTCGAGGACGACTCGTTGACCCACCACGGCGTGATGAACGCCGGTCCGGTAGCTGATAAACTGGGCCTGCCGGGAATTCCTAACGTCGCCGAATCCGCACAGTTGGCGCGGGACTTGATGCTGGCCGAGGCCAGTGGGGTCCACTACCACGTCTGTCACGTATCGACCGCCCAAAGCGTGCGGTTGATTAGAGACGCCAAGCGCGCCGGGATTCACGTGACCTGTGAGGTGGCGCCGCACCACCTGTTATTGACCGATGCGGACATCACCCAAGACGATCCCATGTTAAAGATGAACCCACCGTTACGTTCCCCGCGGGACCGCGCGGCGTTACTAGCGGGCTTGCTGGATGGCACCATCGACATGATTGCCACCGACCACGCGCCGCACACCGCCGAACAAAAGCAGGGGTCGATGGCTACCGCGGCCTTCGGCATCACCGGGTTAGAGACCGCTTTTGCGCTGCTATACACCCAACTGGTGCAGCCCCGAATCCTGACGCTGGGCCAGTTGGTGAAGCTGATGAGCACCCGCCCGGCTCAACTGTTTGGCCTGAACGCCGGGGAACTTAAGGTGGGCGCTCCCGCCGACCTGGCGCTGTTTGACCTGACGCATCCCTACACGATCGACGCTCAGCAGATGGTCTCCAAGGGTCGGAATTCTCCGTTTATCGGGTGGCGCGTGGTGGGGGCCACGTGCCTGACGGTAGTTGCCGGTAACGTCGTCTATAGAAAGGAAAATTAGTATGCAGCGATACTTAGTTTTAGCGGACGGGACCGTTTATCCCGGAACCGGGTTTGGCGCGTCCGCCACGACCATGGGCGAACTAGTCTTCAACACGGGGATGAGTGGGTACCAGGAATCCATCACCGATCAATCCTATAACGGGGAAATCTTGATGTTTACCTACCCGTTGATTGGCAACTACGGCATCAACCGGGACGATCACGAGTCGATCCATCCGACCTGTCGGGGCGTGGTGGTACACGAGGTCGCCCGCCGGCCCAGCAACTGGCGCTGTGACGAGACGCTGGACGCCTACCTTAAGGCCAACCAGATTCCGGGAATCACCGGGATCGATACCCGCGCCGTCACTAAACATATTCGGACTAAGGGAGCCATGCGCGCGGCCATCGTCGATACGGTCACGGACGCCGTGCACCAACGGCTTCAGCGACCGCTGGATCAGTCCCACGAGGTGGCCGAGAGCTCGACGGTCAACGCTTACCCCAACCCGGCGACCGGCCTTAACGTGGTGGTGGTCGACTTCGGGCTGAAGCATTCGATCTTACGGGAGTTGGCCAAGCGTCACTGTAACCTGACCATTCTGCCGTACAACACCACGGCCAGCGAAATCATGGCGCTCAATCCCGACGGCGTGATGCTGACCAACGGCCCCGGTGACCCCAAGGACGTGCCCGGCGCGCTACCGATGATTCGAGAGATTGAACGCCAGGTGCCGTTATTTGGGATTTGCCTGGGGCACCAACTCTTCGCCCTAGCGAACGGGGCCGATACCTTCAAGATGAAGTTCGGCCACCGCGGGTTCAACCATCCCGTCCGTGACCTGGCGACCGGGAGAATCGACTTTACCTCGCAGAACCACGGCTACGCGGTGGCGCGCGAGTCGTTAGCCCAGACGGCGTTGACCGTGACCCATGAGGAGATTAACGATGGCACCGTCGAAGGCTTATGTCATAATCGTTACCCGGCCTTTTCCGTCCAGTATCACCCGGACGCAGCGCCGGGACCGCACGATGCGGCTCACATTTTTGATGACTTTATCGACTTGATGCACGCCCACCAGACGACGAAAAAGGAGCGTAAGTAATGCCAAAACGCACGGATATTTATAAAATTATGGTGATTGGGTCCGGGCCGATTATCATCGGTCAGGCCGCGGAGTTTGATTATTCCGGCACCTAGGCGTGCCTGGCGCTGAAGGAACTGGGGTACCAGGTGGTCCTGGTCAACTCTAACCCGGCCACGATCATGACCGATAAGGAGATTGCCGACCAAGTTTACCTGGAGCCCATCACCCTCGAGTTCGTCTCGCAGATTCTGCGCAAGGAACACTCCGACGCCATTCTGCCGACGTTGGGGGGACAACAGGGCTTAAACATGGCCATGGAACTCTCGAAGTCGGGTATCCTCGATGAATTGAAAATTGAGTTGCTGGGGACCAAACTCAGCGCTATCGACCAGGCCGAGGACCGTGAACAGTTCAAGGAACTGATGGAAAAGTTGGGCGAACCGGTCCCGGCGTCGAGTAGCGCGACCACGGTGGCCGAAGCACTGGCCTTTGCGCAACAGGAAGGGTATCCGGTCATCGTCCGGCCGGCCTTTACCATGGGCGGTACCGGGGGTGGCATCGCCAACAATGCCGCCGAATTACGGGCGATTGCCGAAAACGGCTTGGCCCTGTCGCCGGTCACCCAGGTGTTGATCGAGCAGAGCATCGCCGGCTACAAGGAAATCGAATTCGAAGTCATGCGCGACGCCGCGGATAACGCGTTGGTGGTCTGTGGCATGGAAAACTTCG
Above is a window of Levilactobacillus zymae DNA encoding:
- the pyrR gene encoding bifunctional pyr operon transcriptional regulator/uracil phosphoribosyltransferase PyrR, with translation MAREIVDALTMRRALTRITYEIIEQNKGVGDLVLVGIKTRGIYLAQRIAARLQQLENVTVPVGTLDITLYRDDQPHTVDVAGPARVTGADIPVAITGKHVILVDDVLFTGRTVRAALDELMTLGRSAKTSLAILVDRGHRELPIRPDFVGKNIPTALTEQVAVLLTECDGRDAIQLTQVT
- a CDS encoding aspartate carbamoyltransferase catalytic subunit is translated as MVPANNIVSVDQFDNQAVMALLHQAQAFQEGATVRLNRPTFAMNLFFENSTRTHTSFEMAERRLGLQVLAFDPKTSSMTKGESLLDTLKTIQAIGVDLAVMRHPQNAYYRPLVQAGLDLSLINAGDGSGQHPSQSLLDMLTIYQEFGHFTGLKVAIVGDISHSRVARSNMELLTQLGATVYFSGPKRWITDDFTAYGEYRSLDDLVGEMDVLMFLRVQHERLTQDSNAAFDTQAYHQRYGLTLTRAAKMPAHAIIMHPAPVNRGVELASELVDAPQSRIFQQMTNGVYVRMAMIAQLLAHRGLLTVNKLEESR
- a CDS encoding UDP-N-acetylglucosamine 1-carboxyvinyltransferase encodes the protein MKKMIIHGGQRLTGEVTIGGAKNSTVALIPAAILADTPVRFDMVPDILDVHNLMLILKSMNVHSTFEDGVLTIDPTEIVEAPLPSKAIKSLRASYYFMGSLLGRFQRATLSFPGGDNIGPRPIDQHIKAFKALGAAVSERDNTVHITTGPAGLHGAQIFLDVVSVGATINSILAAVKAEGTTVIENAAKEPEIIDIATFLNNMGAHVRGAGTDVIRIEGVSTLRAMNTHTIIPDRIEAGTYLSMAAAVGDGVVVKNVIPEHLESFTAKMIEMGVNLEIDEDSIFVPHSENLKPIQVKTMPFPGFATDLQQPLTPLLMCAKGSSVVIDTIYPKRIKHIAELRKMGANIRSENDMIVVDPSTHLVGSEVQAGEIRAGASLVIAGLMAQGTTVIDNADNILRGYDRIVQKLTALNADVSIQSAATLVEDGQD
- a CDS encoding CTP synthase; protein product: MTKYIFVTGGVVSSLGKGIVAASLGRLLKNRGLNVTIQKFDPYINVDPGTMNPYQHGEVFVTDDGTETDLDLGHYERFIDNNLNKYSNVTTGKIYSEVLEKERRGDYLGATVQVIPHITGMIKEKIMRAGKTLGADFVITEIGGTVGDIESQPFLEAIRQMKSEVGDENVVYIHTTLVPYLHAAHEMKTKPTQHSVRELRSIGIQPNILVVRTEKPITDDMRQKIALFCDVKPSAVVESMDVPTIYSIPLRLQEQGFDQLVLDHFKVDAPKADMHAWSKMVDHMQNLKRTIKIALVGKYVALHDAYISVDEALQHAGYPVDAKIDLTMIDAEKITADNVADLLGDTDGIIVPGGFGDRGIEGMITAIRYAREQDVPFLGICLGMQVASIEFARDVLGYKDANSTEMDPDTQHKIIDLMADQADVHEMGGTQRLGLYPCKLKAGSVAAKAYDNQDIIQERHRHRYEFNNQYRAEMAAKGLVFSGTSPDDHLVEVIELPEKKFFVAAQYHPEFLSRPNRPEGLFRDFIAAASKEVQD
- a CDS encoding sigma factor regulator N-terminal domain-containing protein; its protein translation is MKPELELTTLVRRVKRKRWILTVLVALGVSLVMLVGGYQLVQQLTRRDSNHRSDYLWTIAEIKAPNILANDHYLVNPTAFGGQVLSHRYKRIAGQSIAWSPAVANYALRGSTSPVVDQTTRGPRGGLYDVETQQKIPEFFNQHLTTKEKRTQAIVETQELAQVVRTRRMVGEVALTFKRPMTYREIRQQLPAGLTAAWFWIGLPQGAVTLDNDFLGVQSRDAADEVTGRLTARQYREFRQKLTTAAHRYPRELTINDFSLFRYGGQYAQRYRSLATAEFAGVIVTGTSAAFKKLGTPRWVAASSAGVVVPQAPVTPTLPK
- a CDS encoding DUF1934 domain-containing protein; its protein translation is MDQLSAGVPVVIHLETHIKQDQDVSDYSLDVDGQLVQVGANMYLRYLEPNEETGEQVPVTMKFTPNGEIHLTRNAEAELRLHFVSGKRVTARYRTPYGIMPIETVTPYLEADFKERPFSGNIKIDYLLYAGEQLVGNYKIRLHFTA
- a CDS encoding sigma-70 family RNA polymerase sigma factor, producing the protein MDLRQYEQLLDRLAVDLRQYLRQRGADPEIAADVVQDVFVKVLEADLFLPGDQLRPYLYRMAWTTYLDGYRRRRRYQELVSQFLGPAMPTSTVIEAPVADRSALVTALHRLKPRDRDLLVDRYLAQHSIKQLADLNQTTVAAIKMRLHRLHRKLEKMMRSQQNET
- the rpoE gene encoding DNA-directed RNA polymerase subunit delta; this encodes MELKVFEGQNKKELSMIEVAHAILSQHGDVMAFADLANAVQTYLGDSDKEIRERLSQFYTDLNVDGSFISLGDNLWGLRTWYPFESIDEATVHAEEDEDQPKRKKRKKVNAFLADTTDDDDVIDYDDDDPEDDTDTTYANDDDDDDDTTGGNSTPDLGKLQNGLGLDNEDEEDDTEDIPDGIEDQLSQMDAPDDDEADDDDEEDDDSQK
- a CDS encoding dihydroorotase, whose product is MTTTLIRNAQILQHDQLRVADVLLQDGRIHAIGSQLTGPADQVIDAHHHFLSPGLVDVHVHLRDPGLTAKETIETGTLAAAHGGFTTIGAMPNVDPVPDTPARVAAMVARNRARAHVHVAQYASITTGRAGDQLVDFVGVRDAGAFAVSNDGSGVQTAETMYQAMCGAARAGLPLAAHVEDDSLTHHGVMNAGPVADKLGLPGIPNVAESAQLARDLMLAEASGVHYHVCHVSTAQSVRLIRDAKRAGIHVTCEVAPHHLLLTDADITQDDPMLKMNPPLRSPRDRAALLAGLLDGTIDMIATDHAPHTAEQKQGSMATAAFGITGLETAFALLYTQLVQPRILTLGQLVKLMSTRPAQLFGLNAGELKVGAPADLALFDLTHPYTIDAQQMVSKGRNSPFIGWRVVGATCLTVVAGNVVYRKEN
- a CDS encoding type B 50S ribosomal protein L31 encodes the protein MKKGIHPDYREVVFQDSSTGYKFLSGSTATSDETIEWEDGNTYPLIRVEITSDSHPFYTGKQKFTQADGAVDRFNKKYGLTNN
- a CDS encoding carbamoyl phosphate synthase small subunit yields the protein MQRYLVLADGTVYPGTGFGASATTMGELVFNTGMSGYQESITDQSYNGEILMFTYPLIGNYGINRDDHESIHPTCRGVVVHEVARRPSNWRCDETLDAYLKANQIPGITGIDTRAVTKHIRTKGAMRAAIVDTVTDAVHQRLQRPLDQSHEVAESSTVNAYPNPATGLNVVVVDFGLKHSILRELAKRHCNLTILPYNTTASEIMALNPDGVMLTNGPGDPKDVPGALPMIREIERQVPLFGICLGHQLFALANGADTFKMKFGHRGFNHPVRDLATGRIDFTSQNHGYAVARESLAQTALTVTHEEINDGTVEGLCHNRYPAFSVQYHPDAAPGPHDAAHIFDDFIDLMHAHQTTKKERK